In Spirochaeta thermophila DSM 6578, the DNA window TCCTGTTCCATATCCATGGCCCTGCCGTAGACGCCGAGGAAGGTGCCCTCCTCTTCCAGGACCATGGCCGGGAAGCCTATGCGGGCTGCGGCCGCCCTCACGCCGGGGATCTGTTCGATCTTTTCCACCAGGTCGAGGGCGTGCTCCACCTTGAGGTGGAGGGGGGAGAGGTGCTCGTAGGTGTCGAACTCTCTGTCCCGGATGCGGATCTGGCCGGTGTAGAACCTGAAGAGGTTGGTCCTGAGGTCGTCCTTCATCCAGTCTATGAGGCCGAAGAGGAGCACCAGGCTCATGGCCGCGATGGCCAGGGCGAGCACCGAGAGGAGGCTCCTCCTCCTGTTCCTGAAGATATTGCGCCAGGCGATCTGTGAGAGTTTCATCATCTCCTCCTTAGTGGTAGTGGAGGCAGTCCACGATGCTCTTCTTGAAGGCCCTGCGGACCGGGAATATGGCGACCACCGTGGCGATGAGCACGCCCATGACGAACGCGGTGAGGAAGGAGCCCGGATCCCAGGTCCCTTTGAAGGCCCCGGCGATGCGGTAGCCCACGTCCATCTCCCTGATGAGCCAGCCGTAGTCGATCCCGTACTCCACCAGGAAGTAGTTGATGGGAACGGCGAGGATCACCCCCATGAGGGCGCCGAGGAAGCCTATGCCCGCCGCCTCGAGGAGGAAGGAGAGTCCGATCTGCGACTCCTTCATGCCCAGGGCCCGCATCATGCCGATCTCGCGGAACCGCTCGTAGATGGACATGAGCATGGTGTTGGAGATCCCCACCGCGGCGATGACGAAGAGGAGGAGCAGGATCATGCTCGTCCCTCCCTGCTTTGCCTGGGCGATGGCCACGTACCCCGGTGCGAGGTCCTTCCACGTCTTGAGGGTGAGGTCGGGGAAACGTGCCGCAAGCGCGGGCCCGAATGCGGCGACCTGTTCCTCCACGGGGATGTGCTCGGGGAGGGAGAGGGCGATGGAGGTGACCGTGCCTCCCATGTCCAGGTAGAAGTCTGCGGTGTCGAGGGGGAGGTACACACCGGTGCGGTTCACCACGGGATTGGGGGTCGCCACGATCCCCACGATGGTGAGGTCCATGGTCTGATAGGCCCCGTCCCGGGTGCGGGTGACGAGCGTGACGGGGTAGCCCACCCTGGCGCCGAGGTCCTCTGCGAGCCACTGGCCCAGGATCACGCCCTCCTCACCGGGCGATCCCGAGAACCAGGAGCCCTCCACCACCTCGTCCTCGAGCCTGAAGACCTCGGGGTCACGCACCGGGTCCACGGCCGTGATCCGTACCTGGAGCGAGCCGTCCTCGGGGTAAGGGTCCTTGTAGACCACGAGCTCGCCCAGGGCGGTGACCCGGGGGGCTGCCTTCACGCCTTTCGAGGCGAGGAACGAGAGTACCTCGTCCGGCTCTTCGATACCCTTGTTGAGGGGGAGACGGTCCTTCTCCTCCCAGAACTCCCCGGTGAAGATCTGGGCGCTCCCGGTCTCGTACCAGAGGAGATTGCGTTCCGAGTCCCTCTCTGCACCTTTGAGTATGGAGTCCACGAAGATGAAGAGGAGGATCCCCACGGCCACAGCCGAGGCGGTGATGATGGTGCGCCTGGTGTAGCGCGTGAGGTTCTTCAGAGAGAGTGAGAAGAGGGTCTTTGCCTTCATGACTCCCTCCTTATGTCTTCCTGGATGAGTCCGTCGTGCAGGAGCACGAGCCTGCGGGCGTGGTCCATCACCATCTTGTCGTGGGTGGAGAAGATGAAGGTGGTGCCGTACTTCTCGTTGAGCTCCTGCATGAGGTGGACGATG includes these proteins:
- a CDS encoding ABC transporter permease, whose translation is MKAKTLFSLSLKNLTRYTRRTIITASAVAVGILLFIFVDSILKGAERDSERNLLWYETGSAQIFTGEFWEEKDRLPLNKGIEEPDEVLSFLASKGVKAAPRVTALGELVVYKDPYPEDGSLQVRITAVDPVRDPEVFRLEDEVVEGSWFSGSPGEEGVILGQWLAEDLGARVGYPVTLVTRTRDGAYQTMDLTIVGIVATPNPVVNRTGVYLPLDTADFYLDMGGTVTSIALSLPEHIPVEEQVAAFGPALAARFPDLTLKTWKDLAPGYVAIAQAKQGGTSMILLLLFVIAAVGISNTMLMSIYERFREIGMMRALGMKESQIGLSFLLEAAGIGFLGALMGVILAVPINYFLVEYGIDYGWLIREMDVGYRIAGAFKGTWDPGSFLTAFVMGVLIATVVAIFPVRRAFKKSIVDCLHYH